In the Oncorhynchus nerka isolate Pitt River linkage group LG2, Oner_Uvic_2.0, whole genome shotgun sequence genome, one interval contains:
- the thoc7 gene encoding THO complex subunit 7 homolog yields the protein MGAVTDDEVIRKRLLIDGDGAGDDRRINVLLKSFTKWCNSTGSPEEGFTQYQRMLGTLAQCEFSMGKTLLVYDMNLREMENYEKIYTDIEQNITSAHDKISECKKEIQRAKRIRKNRQEYDALAKVIQQHPDRHETLKQLEALDKELQQLSHIKENVEDKLELRKKQFHVLLSTIQELQQTLENDEKSENDDAQESSMENGE from the exons ATGGGTGCAGTAACTGATG ACGAAGTTATTCGAAAACGTCTTCTCATTGATGGAGACGGAGCTGGAGACGACAGACGTATCAATGTTCTGTTGAAGAGCTTCACCAAATGGTGCAATTCAACTGGGTCTCCTGAAGAAGG ATTCACACAGTACCAGAGGATGTTGGGTACATTGGCACAATGTGAATTCTCAATGGGGAAGACCTTGCTGGTGTATGACATGAACCTCCGGGAAATGGAAAACTATGAGAAAATATACACTGACATTG AACAAAACATCACATCAGCACATGATAAAATATCAGAATGCAAAAAGGAGATCCAGAGGGCAAAGAGAATACGAAAGAATCGTCAAG AGTATGATGCACTGGCAAAGGTCATCCAGCAACATCCAGATCGCCATGAAACACTGAA GCAGTTGGAGGCACTTGACAAAGAGCTCCAGCAGTTGTCTCACATCAAAGAGAATGTGGAAGATAAG CTGGAGTTGAGGAAGAAACAGTTCCATGTGCTCCTCAGTACCATCCAGGAACTACAGCAGACACTGGAGA